One segment of Drosophila mauritiana strain mau12 chromosome 3R, ASM438214v1, whole genome shotgun sequence DNA contains the following:
- the LOC117142848 gene encoding myogenesis-regulating glycosidase has product MRFILLSLLLASCCLWEAVHTCASIEQRYKFPNSNVYVRLRRGDKLQYELMKGEKSLQTVTFDNFDSSANLVETSSGSYQLTDGQSTVEFTLVRSGVVAGTGSEITHVKVSRDQVLQGSQPRDCFPLKTGSTHWFSGPEKKQHYWPVERQRHSNYSYLPKELDNFGVGERYWLNGDGVFLYVESNTPLFIDQNSAAYPDQLCLSAISALPYDPRVTSAKFVYHVAVGKDAKAAHRYAVKTFLGQPTGYPDERMVMHPVWSTWALYKAEVSDDVVRDFAKQILDNGFNNSQLEIDDDWEDCYGAMTFRKNKFPDSKTLTDDLKALGFRVTLWIHPFINNNCTAIYDEAKSKGYLVLDHEGSSDTQWWNSKPKDAAILDFTKTEVQEWFSKRLKRLQDEDGIDSFKFDAGETSWLPSDPVLQASNSMVTPLQAVGDYVRTVAAFGDMVEVRSAQNTQDQPIFVRIVDKDSEWGWNNGLLTLISSMLQMNLNGYPFVLPDMIGGNGYYEKPPTKELFLRWLQANVFMPALQFSFVPWNFDDEAIAISKNFTALHATYTPYIMKLFKRAVDSGEPVNVPLWWIAPTDEVAQSIYDEFLLGEDIIAAPVVVEGATKRDIYLPEGEWKDGNSDQVYTGPTWVMDYAAPLDTLPYFLRVGFTLE; this is encoded by the exons ATGAGGTTTATTTTACTATCCCTGCTGCTGGCATCCTGCTGCCTCTGGGAGGCGGTTCACACTTGTGCCAGCATCGAGCAGCGCTACAAGTTCCCCAACAGCAATGTCTACGTGCGACTTAGGAGAGGTGATAAGTTGCAGTATGAGCTGATGAAGGGCGAGAAGTCCCTGCAGACGGTGACCTTCGACAACTTTGACAGCAGCGCCAATCTGGTGGAGACTAGCAGTGGAAGCTACCAGCTCACCGATGGCCAATCCACCGTGGAGTTCACCCTGGTCAGAAGCGGAGTGGTTGCGGGCACTGGCAGCGAGATAACCCATGTGAAAGTATCCCGAGATCAGGTGCTGCAAGGCAGCCAACCTAGGGATTGTTTCCCCTTGAAGACCGGATCGACGCACTGGTTCAGTGGTCCGGAGAAGAAGCAACATTACTGGCCTGTGGAGCGACAGAGGCATAGTAACTATTCTTACCTGCCAAAGGAGCTGGACAACTTTGGTGTGGGTGAGCGATATTGGTTGAACGGCGACGGAGTCTTTTTGTATGTGGAGAGCAACACTCCGCTGTTTATTGATCAGAATAGTGCTGCCTATCCTGACCAGCTGTGTCTGAGTGCCATCAGTGCTCTGCCCTATGATCCCCGAGTGACCTCCGCCAAATTCGTTTACCACGTAGCTGTGGGCAAGGATGCCAAGGCAGCCCACAGGTATGCCGTTAAAACGTTCCTCGGCCAACCCACAGGCTATCCCGATGAGCGAATGGTCATGCATCCTGTGTGGTCCACTTGGGCTCTCTACAAGGCCGAGGTATCCGACGATGTGGTTCGTGACTTCGCCAAGCAGATCCTGGATAATGGGTTCAACAACAGCCAGCTGGAAATCGACGACGATTGGGAGGATTGCTATGGAGCCATGACCTTCAGGAAGAACAAGTTCCCCGATAGCAAGACCCTGACTGATGACCTCAAGGCCTTGGGTTTCCGTGTGACCCTGTGGATTCATCCATTCATTAACAACAATTGCACAGCCATTTACGATGAAGCTAAGTCTAAGGGTTACCTCGTTCTCGATCACGAGGGAAGCTCCGACACGCAATGGTGGAACAGCAAGCCTAAGGATGCAGCCATTCTGGACTTTACCAAAACTGAGGTTCAGGAGTGGTTCAGCAAGCGTTTGAAGCGTCTGCAGGATGAGGATGGCATTGATAGCTTCAAGTTTGATGCCGGAGAGACCAGTTGGCTACCCAGTGATCCAGTGCTCCAAGCCAGCAATTCCATGGTGACTCCACTGCAGGCGGTGGGAGACTACGTGCGTACTGTAGCGGCATTCGGAGACATGGTAGAGGTTCGATCAGCCCAGAACACTCAAGATCAGCCAATCTTCGTGCGTATCGTGGACAAGGACTCCGAATGGGGATGGAACAACGGACTGCTCACACTGATCTCTTCGATGCTGCAAATGAACCTCAACGGTTATCCTTTCGTCCTTCCCGATATGATTGGTGGTAATGGCTACTACGAAAAGCCACCAACCAAGGAGCTTTTCCTCCGTTGGCTGCAGGCCAACGTCTTTATGCCCGCCCTGCAGTTCTCCTTCGTTCCGTGGAACTTTGACGACGAGGCCATCGCGATCAGCAAGAACTTCACCGCCCTCCACGCCACCTACACGCCTTACATCATGAAGCTCTTTAAGCGGGCTGTGGATTCTGGTGAACCTGTGAATGTTCCCCTCTGGTGGATCGCCCCCACTGATGAGGTGGCGCAGTCTATCTATGATG AGTTCCTTTTGGGCGAAGACATCATCGCTGCTCCCGTTGTGGTCGAGGGCGCCACCAAGCGAGACATTTACCTGCCGGAGGGCGAGTGGAAGGATGGCAACAGCGACCAGGTGTACACTGGACCCACCTGGGTGATGGACTACGCCGCTCCCTTGGACACCCTTCCCTACTTTTTGCGCGTGGGATTCACGCTGGAGTAG
- the LOC117142847 gene encoding zinc finger protein Xfin, with protein sequence MLPSDMCRTCAVQNSQLLPLSTCLDRDASKSYYAVLRELTQIDLESTDDNLPQHLCTECWTRMESAYAFVQQARKVNGELLARLRECLDEMPIDIPAEQNIKTEVDLDDGGNKSEVEVDDTETRALELKWQPESGSEREFCSGPESDEDQVEKKSYHLRRSSRKVKQPVESENEECKPSEPTPVKRRRGRPPGPAKSQAMTTDGRHACEVCEKTFSWYRDMQRHARIHFENASYVCDTCGKGFLRKDKYIFHLRCHKKREAKWKALQLGKEWRFAERLYSSGRLKRIECKLCGLSCQRMEELRSHLWGHADAETLVNLRTDSDVVREHFPGLPCDLDNIKQQICVDIAEGNLEKYACVVNFHGYELGLSDSDEECDSKESKYHCFVCNMSFNRKHRLMKHTLEDHSQSATTLPWERCSSCKVGFLCLTMYNKHLNTHCQSKIRRYRCRKCSGRFMWPENLQRHACSHREEKTIANQILCCLCDTSLSSLSQLRLHLITHQHDLNGISPEYNSLFFRSFYPDGLNCSISDLAVRIAEDFEVQDFDRYYNASTESGQELDLFESETELSDEETSKTSHVCLLCGETSNSLMILMQHQISLHSDGVTELPCRCEYCGSGFVSKALLQQHRRHRCEKKHSRFHCRVCNIRFIWESNYEKHQKTYHNKTKDGEEQPTKLKCDQCEKVFIWHKDLNRHKRLHQPQSAAQFDCPHCHRRFHRKDGLKSHLKVHAGNSDYINNQPVVPDVNQEMILARLSRPHGCKLIQCMICLSRHSKISDLRSHLSSHQYELNFTEDRDIPSASKAFYPDLENTLEKDELAEMIMADVQREFDLDRFISITNEAGLELNLESSETDTESEQEENQSSLNYPCNLCTTVVKRKHQLYAHQLEEHKSEEAVLVCSNCQTRFVNESLLDHHSRTLCHNPQKLFQCRKCPLRFRWRENLKLHMEVFHMVDELSIQDDSPKADGDLQCEKCNRSFRMQKDLTRHTLMHGQESNIFRCRWCARRFYRRANLLQHIARHGISVSQLPYAEAILDSYVNPGGRKKVECRVCNVSFPTIAALRLHLETMPAGSHHDYSSLQNYSITNQMGFEMDLYDSETDDEDSRTHIKPPGAPSSYTCNMCQLRCLRKFELYQHQQAMHRMEKISDGCDSCIFKSVCPEIISHHKRTQCENREKQFKCTRCGYKFMWESNLLLHMDLQHVKTEDQELDESKEASGDEPKAEGQVFQCGLCTRKYNRKDRLTAHLKKFHGPDCKPNTAKTPNRPISPKEPKRFLCAFCGKAVSSSSNLIIHMRRHTGEKPFKCEYCTMAFPRSSDLQCHRRTHTGERPHVCTVCQKGFARSYKLQQHMRIHSGERPYKCTYCEKSFTQSNDLTLHIRRHTGERPYQCGVCGERFIQGTALKNHRMQQSHYEEGQESVEPTRRTVLEQFTL encoded by the exons ATGCTTCCGTCGGATATGTGCCGCACCTGTGCGGTGCAGAACAGCCAATTGCTGCCCTTGTCCACATGCTTGGACAGAGACGCCTCCAAAAGCTACTATGCGGTGCTCCGGGAATTGACGCAAATCGAT CTGGAGAGCACCGATGATAACCTGCCGCAACATCTATGCACCGAGTGCTGGACACGAATGGAAAGTGCCTACGCCTTTGTGCAACAGGCCAGAAAAGTCAATGGAGAGCTGCTGGCTCGGTTAAGGGAATGTCTAGACGAAATGCCCATAGATATTCCCGCAGAGCAGAACATAAAAACGGAAGTAGACCTCGATGATGGCGGCAACAAGTCCGAAGTGGAAGTGGACGACACCGAAACGAGGGCTTTGGAACTCAAGTGGCAACCGGAGAGTGGCAGCGAACGGGAATTTTGTTCTGGTCCGGAAAGTGATGA AGATCAAGTGGAAAAGAAGTCGTATCATCTACGTCGAAGCTCCCGAAAAGTAAAGCAGCCAGTTGAAAGCGAAAACGAGGA ATGTAAGCCATCTGAACCAACGCCGGTGAAGCGCCGTCGAGGACGCCCACCTGGTCCAGCGAAAAGCCAGGCGATGACCACGGATGGCCGGCACGCATGTGAGGTTTGCGAAAAAACATTCTCCTGGTACCGCGACATGCAGCGCCACGCCAGGATCCACTTCGAGAACGCTTCATACGTGTGCGATACCTGTGGCAAGGGATTTCTGCGCAAGGACAAGTACATATTCCATCTCCGATGCCACAAGAAGCGAGAGGCCAAATGGAAGGCTCTCCAGCTCGGGAAAGAGTGGCGTTTTGCTGAGCGCCTCTATAGCTCAGGCAGGTTGAAAAGAATCGAGTGCAAGCTATGCGGGTTGAGCTGCCAGCGAATGGAGGAGCTTAGATCTCATCTATGGGGTCACGCAGATGCAGAAACCTTAGTCAACTTGAGAACGGATAGTGACGTGGTAAGGGAGCATTTTCCTGGCTTGCCATGTGACTTGGACAATATTAAGCAACAGATTTGCGTTGACATAGCAGAAGGCAATTTGGAGAAGTATGCCTGTGTAGTGAATTTCCACGGATACGAGCTGGGACTCAGCGATTCCGACGAAGAGTGTGACAGCAAAGAGTCTAAATATCATTGCTTCGTGTGCAATATGTCTTTTAATCGCAAACATCGCCTGATGAAACACACCCTAGAGGATCACTCCCAATCTGCTACAACGCTGCCTTGGGAGAGATGCAGTTCCTGTAAAGTTGGTTTCCTGTGCCTAACGATGTACAACAAACATTTAAACACGCATTGCCAGAGCAAAATCCGAAGATATCGCTGCCGTAAATGTTCCGGGAGGTTTATGTGGCCGGAAAACCTCCAAAGACACGCGTGCTCGCACCGCGAGGAGAAAACGATTGCCAACCAAATATTGTGCTGTCTGTGCGATACCTCGCTATCTAGCTTATCGCAACTTCGCCTTCACTTAATCACACATCAACATGACTTAAATGGCATTAGTCCGGAGTACAATTCTTTGTTCTTTCGGTCGTTTTATCCTGACGGATTGAATTGCAGTATCTCAGATCTCGCTGTTCGTATAGCTGAGGATTTTGAGGTTCAGGACTTTGATCGCTACTATAACGCCAGTACCGAAAGTGGGCAGGAGCTTGATCTTTTTGAATCTGAAACAGAGTTGAGCGACGAGGAGACATCTAAAACATCGCACGTCTGTCTTTTGTGTGGAGAAACTTCGAATTCACTGATGATCCTGATGCAGCACCAAATAAGCTTACATTCTGATGGGGTGACTGAGCTTCCCTGCCGCTGCGAGTACTGTGGATCTGGCTTCGTAAGCAAAGCCCTCCTTCAACAACATCGTAGGCACCGTTGCGAAAAGAAACACTCCCGATTTCACTGCCGAGTATGTAATATCCGGTTCATATGGGAGTCGAACTATGAGAAACACCAGAAGACTTACCATAACAAAACGAAAGATGGAGAGGAACAGCCCACAAAGTTGAAGTGCGACCAGTGCGAAAAG GTATTCATTTGGCACAAGGATCTCAATCGGCACAAACGCCTGCATCAACCTCAGTCTGCTGCCCAGTTCGACTGTCCCCATTGCCATCGTAGGTTCCACCGCAAGGATGGCCTAAAGTCCCACCTTAAAGTGCACGCTGGAAATTCAGACTACATAAATAATCAGCCTGTCGTACCTGACGTTAACCAGGAAATGATTCTGGCCCGGCTAAGTCGTCCTCATGGTTGCAAGCTGATTCAGTGCATGATCTGCCTTTCACGCCACTCAAAGATCAGTGATCTAAGGTCTCACTTGAGTTCTCATCAATACGAACTGAATTTTACCGAAGACAGAGATATTCCGAGTGCCTCAAAAGCTTTTTACCCAGATCTGGAAAATACCCTAGAAAAAGATGAACTGGCCGAAATGATAATGGCTGATGTGCAAAGGGAATTCGACTTAGACCGCTTTATTTCTATCACAAACGAGGCCGGCCTGGAGCTGAATCTAGAAAGCAGCGAAACTGATACTGAGTCCGAGCAGGAGGAGAATCAGTCATCTTTAAACTATCCATGCAACCTCTGTACGACGGTTGTGAAGAGGAAGCATCAGCTGTATGCCCACCAACTGGAGGAGCACAAGTCGGAGGAGGCAGTCCTCGTATGTTCCAACTGCCAGACAAGATTTGTCAATGAATCTTTGCTCGATCACCACTCCAGAACCCTTTGCCACAATCCGCAAAAACTCTTTCAGTGCCGAAAGTGTCCGCTTCGTTTCCGCTGGCGGGAGAATCTGAAGCTCCATATGGAAGTATTCCATATGGTAGATGAACTTTCAATACAGGATGATTCGCCTAAAGCAGACGGCGATCTGCAGTGCGAAAAGTGCAATCGCAGTTTTAGGATGCAAAAGGATCTCACGCGCCATACACTAATGCACGGTCAGGAATCAAACATCTTCCGATGCCGTTGGTGCGCACGCCGCTTTTATCGTAGGGCCAATCTTTTACAGCATATCGCTCGTCACGGGATAAGTGTTAGCCAGTTGCCTTATGCTGAGGCCATACTGGACTCATATGTGAATCCTGGAGGCCGAAAAAAGGTGGAATGCCGAGTGTGCAACGTAAGCTTTCCCACTATCGCCGCTTTGCGACTTCATCTGGAAACTATGCCCGCCGGTAGTCACCACGACTACTCCTCACTTCAAAACTACTCAATTACTAACCAAATGGGTTTCGAGATGGATTTGTATGATTCTGAGACTGATGATGAAGACTCTAGGACACACATCAAACCACCAGGAGCGCCTTCCTCTTATACGTGCAATATGTGCCAACTAAGATGTTTACGGAAATTCGAGCTATATCAGCACCAGCAGGCTATGCACCGGATGGAGAAGATCTCCGACGGCTGTGATAGTTGCATTTTCAAGAGCGTCTGCCCGGAAATTATATCGCACCACAAAAGAACTCAGTGCGAAAACCGGGAAAAGCAGTTCAAATGCACACGCTGCGGATACAAGTTTATGTGGGAATCAAACCTTTTGCTACACATGGATTTGCAACATGTAAAAACAGAAGATCAGGAGCTGGATGAGTCAAAAGAAGCGTCAGGTGACGAGCCAAAAGCTGAAGGCCAGGTCTTTCAGTGTGGACTTTGTACAAGGAAATACAACCGGAAAGATCGGCTGACGGCTCACTTAAAAAAGTTCCATGGGCCCGACTGCAAACCGAATACAGCGAAGACTCCGAATAGACCCATATCACCTAAGGAACCAAAGCGGTTCCTGTGTGCTTTCTGCGGCAAGGCGGTCAGTTCTTCCTCCAACTTAATCATCCACATGCGTCGTCATACCGGTGAGAAGCCCTTCAAGTGCGAGTACTGCACTATGGCCTTCCCACGATCCTCTGATCTCCAGTGCCACCGACGTACGCACACCGGCGAACGTCCACATGTATGCACAGTGTGCCAGAAGGGATTCGCCCGCTCGTATAAACTGCAGCAGCACATGAGAATCCACAGCGGGGAGCGGCCCTACAAGTGCACCTACTGTGAGAAGAGCTTCACGCAATCCAACGACCTAACCCTGCACATCCGGCGGCACACTGGCGAGCGTCCATACCAATGTGGCGTCTGTGGAGAGCGCTTTATCCAGGGCACTGCTTTAAAGAACCATCGCATGCAGCAGAGCCATTACGAGGAGGGACAGGAATCGGTTGAGCCAACAAGGCGCACGGTTCTAGAGCAGTTTACCCTATGA
- the LOC117142846 gene encoding kinesin-like protein KIF15, with the protein MVKPFKAPRSMTASGGRSGGRSGGRNGSVSSKDSDQVYCVLLHVVEAINFIGRDATDRQQIVMNAALNSVDFEVEGTQSEETIIFNSNCIWECDLAGIKRLKTDHRPVKMTFYACRGGGAERKTIGTLLLPVRGLPVLGTVGSHNSPHLKKFWHKLICTSSEFRSHKPEVLLMLTIIKKSILHTKDFENFMQFTEVKAPPTPPMQSPGHSITASMLQSQANVYVQSLVQLGLLQVGNDPLVDCDIIEVVLQLKELRNVTGLVKSLNQGKPPSSVILVFDFVGNVTNIELKLNESDTYTLNDVLGLRFKTSLRSMRLYFQRIFYLPINMYMNGTAIAHYRMDFTNLLPTDDFFSDNRKYTANGSFSFNRFGRTDSGREPKPPLMEYTFSVDLKTIFSRQEQEEPERTPSIASGVIRDEPKGRKDPEVTLHSQNNASLESLNVGAELSASDGSYRSLPPEEAHDSDGPSHLRQSQNRRKKFTRLNSEEVNLDSEDEQYLGETFCASVVRSSLNLTEIEETAEIKSNAMKQLDDSETEEIEMKSNAKKSKHNTSPQRKSPNSIEESKKSIRESLNNHLTTTSSRNTRNSVENLENVDELTSLDLFELEEKRLEKIIELERIKAGQSETLVRTELKVRKHKKADLELQGEKNHLETINEVSPKSSRKSKPVHQSELNNVPRIQEHLPILTNQSEIRGLQKDSHEENKKDLRYDHALPEKQSSSKEKLGKKPRASKTLKPPEPMDTDLETDISLFSIQKKRKSKSKIVISDELDNFEDSSTSTVEKGRPNPSKGDLNLRARWVEVNKVQTQALVETEKFLQETCPAELDKVLYEDQVALGQAKACKPKRKVKKPEEDKGKRIDHETSFEEEVTFRQPERDPMTMIGENPINLNDLASSEEYISLSEGNLRPAEIVYTETEQRVTLVNPKRDREKKKMSSLSKDDLLVEVRSEEYISMSKGNLRSARSKTDCVRKNKKKPIHDDQVYQAELTPFEEPSSQSESRGIDNANPIADQPQVDRVKKKKRATSGDQQLIHVEYTSSQKSISKTEGNVKCKELIDPDVQTNVQVLKKKKLKKTLVTNDTVPQDYETLEAEAVKPVKKKIIRKKSSVVLENNEDTDIRRPADEVVSIQAKKIIKKKAKPACDNPTVEEYPKTKKGESRKLRTSEEDFTMEQPSSTIDSIGQKIKSWRRQQIDLFEQELARKEMHYIKQLEQMESQEARLHHLHKEETNLDETFKSKKPNVSEVDYEAKFTELEEHIALLKSEMEEQVKLFENRSRELRQENLQLYSEKTELKVRIAAMEQQIGDLKAQGSDEGDLKEVLEELRSQHYRYNNLAREKEHFRKRWRRSAKRVHALKLAMYERSLEREHNKPIDLRKILTKDAVEFEREYGQFRQNGMSPRYTLNSLSGSGDFAPPNRKQMAAHKI; encoded by the exons ATGGTCAAGCCATTTAAGGCACCTCGTTCGATGACAGCCAGCGGTGGCCGAAGCGGTGGCCGCAGCGGGGGCCGAAACGGAAGTGTCAGCTCCAAGGATTCCGACCAGGTCTATTGCGTGCTGCTCCACGTGGTCGAGG CGATAAACTTCATTGGACGCGATGCCACTGATCGTCAGCAGATAGTGATGAACGCCGCTCTGAACAGTGTGGACTTTGAAGTGGAGGGCACCCAGTCGGAGGAGACCATCATCTTTAACAGCAACTGCATCTGGGAGTGTGACCTGGCTGGGATTAAGCGGCTCAAAACCGATCACCGTCCCGTCAAAATGACCTTTTATGCCTGTCGTGGCGGCGGAGCGGAACGAAAGACCATTGGTACGCTGCTCCTGCCTGTCCGAGGACTGCCAGTGCTCGGCACGGTGGGCAGCCACAATAGTCCGCACTTGAAGAAGTTCTGGCACAAGCTCATCTGCACCAGCAGTGAGTTCCGCTCCCACAAGCCAGAGGTGCTGCTCATGCTTACCATTATCAAGAAGTCCATCCTCCACACCAAGGACTTTGAAAACTTCATGCAGTTTACCGAA GTCAAAgcaccacccacaccaccgATGCAGTCGCCCGGACACTCGATAACTGCCAGCATGCTCCAGTCGCAG GCCAACGTCTATGTACAATCGTTGGTGCAACTGGGCCTGCTGCAGGTGGGCAATGATCCGCTGGTCGACTGTGACATTATCGAGGTGGTGCTGCAGCTGAAGGAGCTGAGGAACGTGACCGGGCTGGTGAAGTCGCTTAACCAGGGCAAACCACCTAGCTCCGTGATCCTGGTGTTCGACTTCGTGGGCAATGTAACCAACATCGAGTTAAAGTTAAACGAATCCGACACCTACACTCTCAACGATGTCCTTGGACTGCGTTTCAAGACATCCTTGCGCAGCATGAGGCTCTATTTTCAGCGCATCTTCTATCTGCCCATTAACATGTACATGAATGGAACGGCTATAG CGCATTACCGCATGGACTTCACTAATCTACTACCTACGGATGACTTCTTCTCCGACAACCGAAAGTACACCGCCAACGGCTCCTTCTCCTTTAACCGATTTGGCCGGACGGACAGCGGTAGGGAACCCAAGCCGCCACTAATGGAGTACACTTTTAGTGTGGATCTGAAGACGATATTTTCacggcaggagcaggaggagcccGAACGAACACCTTCGATTGCCAGCGGCGTCATTCGAGATGAGCCAAAGGGTCGCAAGGACCCCGAAGTGACCTTGCACTCACAAAATAACGCATCCTTGGAAAGTCTGAATGTAGGTGCTGAGTTGTCAGCCTCGGATGGATCCTATCGATCTTTACCTCCCGAAGAAGCCCACGACTCGGATGGACCGTCGCATTTGCGACAGTCTCAGAACAGGAGGAAGAAATTCACACGGCTGAACAGTGAAGAGGTTAACTTGGAtagcgaggatgagcagtatTTGGGAGAGACGTTTTGCGCCTCGGTAGTTCGTTCGAGTTTGAATTTGACTGAAATTGAAGAGACAGCTGAAATTAAATCTAATGCAATGAAACAATTGGATGATTCAGAAACAGAAGAAATCGAAATGAAATCTAATGCCAAAAAGTCAAAACACAATACATCTCCACAAAGAAAGTCACCGAATTCAATCGAGGAATCAAAGAAATCAATCAGGGAATCCTTAAACAATCATTTAACAACTACATCTTCAAGAAATACCAGAAACTCTGTGGAGAATCTCGAGAATGTTGATGAACTCACTTCTTTAGACTTGTTCGAGCTGGAGGAAAAAAGACTAGAGAAGATAATTGAGTTGGAAAGGATAAAAGCAGGTCAAAGCGAGACCTTAGTGCGAACGGAGCTCAAAGTAAGAAAACACAAAAAGGCAGACCTGGAATTGCAAGGGGAAAAAAACCATCTAGAAACAATTAATGAGGTCTCACCAAAATCTTCAAGAAAATCTAAGCCGGTTCACCAAAGTGAACTAAATAATGTGCCACGAATCCAGGAACATCTGCCTATTTTAACTAATCAATCGGAAATAAGAGGCTTACAGAAGGACAGCCACGAAGAGAATAAAAAGGACTTAAGATACGATCATGCTCTTCCTGAAAAACAGAGTTCCTCCAAGGAAAAGTTAGGCAAAAAACCAAGAGCTTCCAAAACTTTGAAACCACCAGAGCCCATGGACACTGATTTAGAGACAGACATAAGTTTATTTAGTATCCAAAAGAAACGGAAATCTAAATCAAAAATAGTTATATCTGATGAATTGGATAACTTTGAAGATTCATCCACCAGTACTGTGGAAAAAGGAAGACCTAACCCCTCTAAAGGCGATCTAAACCTTCGGGCCCGATGGGTGGAGGTTAATAAAGTGCAGACTCAAGCCTTGGTTGAAACGGAAAAGTTTCTTCAGGAGACTTGCCCCGCTGAGCTCGACAAGGTCCTCTACGAGGATCAGGTGGCGCTCGGTCAGGCAAAAGCTTGCAAACCAAAAAGGAAAGTTAAAAAACCCGAAGAGGATAAGGGCAAAAGAATCGATCATGAAACCTCCTTTGAGGAGGAAGTCACTTTCCGTCAGCCTGAAAGGGATCCTATGACAATGATAGGTGAAAATCCGATAAACCTGAACGATTTGGCGAGCTCTGAAGAGTATATCTCTCTGTCGGAAGGCAATTTAAGACCTGCTGAAATTGTTTacacagaaacagaacagcgGGTCACTCTTGTCAATCCCAAACGAGATcgtgaaaagaaaaaaatgagCTCTTTATCAAAGGACGATCTTTTGGTTGAAGTCAGGTCCGAAGAATATATTAGTATGTCTAAGGGTAATCTAAGATCTGCTCGTTCTAAGACAGATTGTgttagaaaaaataaaaaaaaaccgatACACGATGATCAGGTATACCAGGCGGAGCTTACACCCTTCGAGGAACCTTCTTCGCAGTCGGAATCTCGAGGGATCGATAATGCAAATCCTATAGCGGATCAGCCTCAAGTAGATCgtgtaaaaaaaaagaagagggCTACGTCAGGAGACCAGCAGTTGATCCACGTTGAGTACACCAGTTCCCAAAAAAGTATCTCCAAGACGGAGGGTAATGTAAAATGCAAAGAGTTAATAGATCCTGATGTACAGACGAATGTTCAAGTCTTGAAAAAGAAGAAGCTTAAGAAGACTTTGGTTACGAATGATACTGTCCCTCAAGACTACGAAACTTTAGAAGCGGAAGCAGTAAAGCCCgtcaaaaagaaaataatcaGGAAGAAATCATCGGTTGTTCTGGAAAACAACGAAGACACCGATATTAGAAGACCAGCCGATGAAGTTGTTTCTATTCAGgctaaaaaaattattaaaaaaaaggccAAGCCTGCGTGTGATAATCCAACAGTTGAGGAATATCCGAAAACGAAAAAAGGCGAATCCCGAAAGTTAAGAACCTCTGAGGAGGATTTTACCATGGAACAGCCTTCAAGTACTATTGACTCAATAGGACAGAAAATCAAGTCCTGGCGGAGGCAGCAAATAGACCTCTTTGAGCAGGAGCTGGCACGCAAAGAGATGCATTACATCAAACAGTTGGAGCAGATGGAAAGCCAAGAGGCCAGATTACATCATCTGCACAAGGAGGAGACGAATCTGGATGAGACCTTTAAAAGCAAAAAACCTAATGTATCTGAAGTTGACTATGAGGCGAAGTTTACAGAACTCGAAGAGCACATAGCCCTGCTGAAATCGGAAATGGAGGAGCAGGTTAAGCTTTTCGAGAATCGGAGTAGAGAGTTGCGTCAGGAGAACCTTCAGCTGTACAGCGAAAAAACGGAACTGAAGGTGCGCATCGCGGCCATGGAACAACAGATTGGGGATCTCAAGGCACAGGGCTCCGACGAAGGAGACCTCAAGGAAGTACTCGAGGAACTAAGATCGCAACATTACCGGTATAATAATCTGGCCCGCGAAAAGGAACACTTTAGGAAGCGTTGGCGCAGATCGGCCAAACGGGTGCACGCCCTCAAACTGGCCATGTACGAAAGGAGCTTGGAAAGGGAGCATAACAA ACCCATTGACCTGCGAAAGATCCTGACCAAGGATGCTGTGGAATTCGAGCGGGAGTACGGACAGTTTCGCCAGAATGGCATGTCTCCAAGATATACCCTCAACTCGCTGTCCGGATCGGGTGACTTTGCGCCTCCAAACAGAAAGCAAATGGCGGCTCATAAGATTTGA